In one window of Balaenoptera musculus isolate JJ_BM4_2016_0621 chromosome 10, mBalMus1.pri.v3, whole genome shotgun sequence DNA:
- the BLOC1S1 gene encoding biogenesis of lysosome-related organelles complex 1 subunit 1 isoform X2 yields the protein MLSRLLKEHQAKQNERKELQEKRRREAITAATCLTEALVDHLNVGVAQAYMNQRKLDHEVKTLQVQAAQFAKQTGQWIGMVENFNQALKEIGDVENWARSIELDMRTIATALEYVYKGQLQSAPS from the exons ATGCTGTCCCGCCTGCTGAAAGAACACCAGGCCAAGCAGAATGAACGCAAGGAGCTGCAGG AGAAGAGGAGGCGAGAGGCTATCACTGCAGCGACCTGCCTGACAGAAGCTTTGGTGGATCACCTCAATGTGGG CGTGGCCCAGGCCTACATGAACCAGAGAAAGCTGGACCATGAGGTGAAGACCCTACAGGTCCAGGCTGCCCAGTTTGCCAAGCAGACAGGCCAGTGGATTGGGATGGTGGAGAACTTCAACCAGGCGCTCAAG GAGATCGGGGATGTGGAGAACTGGGCTCGGAGCATCGAGCTGGACATGCGCACCATTGCCACCGCGCTGGAGTACGTCTACAAAGGGCAGCTGCAGTCGGCCCCCTCCTag
- the BLOC1S1 gene encoding biogenesis of lysosome-related organelles complex 1 subunit 1 isoform X1 yields the protein MLSRLLKEHQAKQNERKELQEKRRREAITAATCLTEALVDHLNVGVAQAYMNQRKLDHEVKTLQVQAAQFAKQTGQWIGMVENFNQALKSHTPPTLTPGLPHPTTTLQEIGDVENWARSIELDMRTIATALEYVYKGQLQSAPS from the exons ATGCTGTCCCGCCTGCTGAAAGAACACCAGGCCAAGCAGAATGAACGCAAGGAGCTGCAGG AGAAGAGGAGGCGAGAGGCTATCACTGCAGCGACCTGCCTGACAGAAGCTTTGGTGGATCACCTCAATGTGGG CGTGGCCCAGGCCTACATGAACCAGAGAAAGCTGGACCATGAGGTGAAGACCCTACAGGTCCAGGCTGCCCAGTTTGCCAAGCAGACAGGCCAGTGGATTGGGATGGTGGAGAACTTCAACCAGGCGCTCAAG AGCCACACCCCGCCCACCCTGACTCCCGGGCTCCCGCACCCCACCACCACCTTGCAGGAGATCGGGGATGTGGAGAACTGGGCTCGGAGCATCGAGCTGGACATGCGCACCATTGCCACCGCGCTGGAGTACGTCTACAAAGGGCAGCTGCAGTCGGCCCCCTCCTag